Within Alcaligenes sp. SDU_A2, the genomic segment ACGGCAGGCATGTTGATGACTTCCCAGTAATCGTCGTTCTTGAACAGATAGACCACGGAACCGCGCTGGATGCGCACATCGGCCTTGGCGTTCTTGACCAGGCCGCGAGCGACGATCTTCAGGGCGCGCTTGTCGGTGACATCGATGATTTCCTGGGCGGTGCGGGCCACGCGGATGCGGTCTGGCGCTGCTTCCAGGACGACGCCGGTCAGCAGGTCGCCCGTGTCGGGGTATTTATCCTGCATTTCGTCCAGAATGGCATCCAGGCGGGCATGGTCGCTTTCGATGCCGGCCGGCAGATCCACCTGGCCCTGTGGTCCGGTGTAGGGAGCGCGACGGGTGTAATTCAGGACACCGTTGCGCACGGCCAGATAGGCGGCTTCCTGGTCGGTGGAGTTAATGGTGGTGTAAATATTGAAGCCGCGCGAATAGACGTTGTCCTGGTAGACGCCATAGAGCAGTTGGCGGGCCAGTTCGGCGGCGTATTCGCCATGAATGGCGTAGCCGCCTGCGGGCGTGCCAAGCGCCGACTTGATCTCGATTTCCTGGGCCATCGCATCCTGGTATTCCTGCTCGGTGATGTAACCCAGGGAGCGCATGCGGCCCAGCACATAGGCTTGGCGTGTCTTGGCGCGTTCAAAATTGGCAATGGGGTTAAAGCGCGACGGGGCCTTGGGGATACCGGCCAGCATGGCTGCTTCGGCCGCCGTGATCTCGGCCAGGGGCTTGCCCAGATAGGTGCGCGAGGCAGCGGCAAAGCCATAGGCGCGATGGCCCAGATAGATCTGGTTCATGTATAGATCCAGAATCTGGTTTTTGCTGAGCGTGGCTTCGATCTTGAAGGTCAGCAGCAGCTCATAGAACTTGCGGGTATAGGTTTTTTCCGACGACAGGTAGAAATTACGCGCCACCTGCATGGTGATGGTGCTGGCACCCTGTGTCTTGGACATGTGGGTCAGGTTGGCCAATGCCGCGCGGCCCACGCCCATCCAGTCTATGCCGCCATGCTGATAGAAGCGGTCGTCTTCCGCCGCCAGAATGGCCGATTTCATGACATCGGGGATTTCGTCAAAGCGCAGCACATTGCGGCGTTCTTCGCCGAATTCGCCGATCAGCACTTTGTCCGCCGTATAGATGCGCAGCGGCACCCGGGGGCGGTAGTCGATCATGGCGCTCAGGTCGGGCAGGTTGGGCCAGGCCAGCGCCAGGGCGAGCGAGCCGAGCAAGGCTGCGCACAGGCCTAGCCCGGCTATGAAGACCGCTGTCTTGGCGACAAAGCGGGCGAGCCAGGAGCCGGACGAATGCTGGGACTTGGAATTGGGGGAGTGGGCAGAAGAACTCATTAGGGCTGATTTTAAAGTCCAAACGGGGCTGGACTTTGCCTTGCGCCTGGCATCAATGTAACAAAATAATTCTAAGCAGCGGACTGTGCTTCGGGTGGGCTAATGGGATAATACACAAATGATCCACTCTTTACCCGCAGACCTGATGCCTGTAGAACATCCTAGCCCCTTATCAGAGTCCGAGCTGCTCGAATTACAACAGGCCGGTTCCCGGCCCATTATCCTGGTAGGTATGATGGGTGCAGGCAAAACCACCATAGGCCGTCAGTTGGCGCGGGAACTGAAGCGCGAATTTCTGGACCTGGATCACGAACTGGAAGCACGCAGCGGTGTGCGCGTGGCCACTATCTTTGAGTTTGAAGGTGAAGAAGGGTTCCGCAAACGGGAGTCCGCCGTGCTGGATATCTGTTCGCGGCTGCCGGGCATCGTCTTGGCGACCGGTGGTGGGGCGGTATTGTCCGAGGCCAACCGCCAGCTTATAAAGGATCGCGGTATCGTCGTGTATTTGCGCGCCAGCGTGGACGAACTGTATCGCCGTGTGGCGCGCGACCGCAACCGGCCGCTGCTGCAAACGGCGGACCCGCGTGCGCGTCTCCAGGAATTGCTGCAAGGGCGCGAACCCTTGTACGAAGAAGTGGCCGACGTACACTTTGAAACCGGCTCTGCGCCCGTGCACCATGCCGTGCGCCAACTGTTGTCTCTCCTGAAAGAACGAGGTTGCTGAATGACTGTAGTGCATGTGGCCGTCGAAGGCGGTGCCTATCCCATCCATATTGCTGCCGACCGCCTGGAGCGGTTGGCCGACAGTGTTCCGTCCGATGTCACGGCCGTGGCAATTGTTACAAATCCGACCGTGGCCGCTTTGTATCTGGAGCCGGTTCGGCATGCGCTGCAGGCGGCCGGCAAGCCTGTGCATGTGGTCGAACTGCCCGATGGCGAAGCCTACAAGAATTGGGAATCCCTGAATCTGATCTTTGACGCGTTGCTGGGCCGTCACCTGGATCGCAAGACACTGATCGTCGCGTTGGGCGGTGGCGTCATCGGCGACATGGCCGGGTTTGCGGCCGCCTGCTTTTTGCGCGGGGTACGGTTTTTGCAGGTGCCGACGACGTTGCTGGCGCAAGTGGATTCGTCGGTCGGCGGTAAAACAGCCATCAATCACCCGCTGGGCAAGAATATGGTGGGCGCGTTCTATCAGCCTATCGCCGTGGAAGTGGACACGCGCGTGCTGCGTACTTTGCCGGCCCGCGAAATTTCCGCCGGGCTGGCCGAAGTCATCAAATACGGCATGATTGACGACCGCGACTTTTTCGACTGGTGCGAAGCACACATCGACGGCATGCGTGCTCTGAACGAAGCGGATATCGTGCACGCCATCCGGCGCTCCTGCGAGGTTAAGGCCAAGGTTGTTTCCCAGGACGAACGGGAGTCGGGTCTGCGTGCCATTCTTAATTTCGGTCACACTTTTGCGCATGCAATCGAGTCGGGCATGGGATACGGCCAGTGGCTGCATGGCGAAGCCGTGGGCTGCGGCATGATCATGGCGGCAGAATTGTCCGCTCTGGTCTGCGGTTTACCGGCTCACGATGTGGCCCGCATTCGCGCACTGGTTCAGGCTAGCGGCTGCCCCGTCGATCCGCCGCAGTGGCCGGCACAGCGCTGGCTGGATCTGATGCAGGGTGACAAGAAAAACGAAGGCGGCCAGCTGCGCTTTGTGTTGCTGGATGAGTTGGGCCATGCCGTGGTTCAGGCTGTCGAGCCGGATGTGGTGCGCCGGGCGCTGGCGCGTTTTGATTCCGCCGTGCAGGAGTAAATGCCATGCTGACGCTTGCCGCTTACGCCTGTCACCCCGAACAGTCCCGCGGCCGGCGTTATCCGGAAGCGCCGCCGCAGGGTCGTACCGCTTTTCAGCGAGACCGGGATCGCATCATCCATTGCAACGCATTTCGTTTGTTGGAGTATAAAACCCAGGTTTTCATTAACCACGAAGGCGATTTGTTCCGCACGCGTCTGACGCATAGCCTGGAAGTGGCGCAACTGGCGCGTGCCATTGCCCGTAACCTGGGCTTGCACGAAGACCTGATCGAAGCCATTTCCCTGGCGCACGACTTGGGGCATACGCCCTTCGGGCATGCCGGGCAGGACGAGCTGAATGCCTGCATGCAGGAATTGGCTCCCGAGGCCGGTGGCTTCGAGCACAATTTGCAAAGCCTGCGTGTAGTCGATGAGCTGGAAGAGCGCTACGCCGCGTTTAATGGCCTGAATCTGTGTTTCGAAACACGGGAAGGCATCTTGAAACACTGTTCGGTCAAGCATGCCCGTGAACTGGGCGATGTGGGTCAGCGCTTTCTGGAGCGCAGCCAGCCCTCGCTGGAGGCGCAGCTGGCCAATCTGGCCGATGAAATCGCCTATAACAACCACGATATCGACGATGGCTTGCGCTCGGGCTTGATCAGCGTGGAGCAACTGCTGGAATTGCGTCTGTTTCGCGAACACCACGATCAGGTGCTGACCCGCTATCCGGGGCTGGCCGGACAGCGGCTGGTGGCCGAGATCATTCGCGGCATGATCAATACCCTGGTTGTGGATCTGACCCAGACCACCCAGGCCAGATTGGACGAACACAAGCCCGATAGCGTGGACGCCTTGCGCGCCTTGCCGCGTCTGGCCGGTTTTTCTGCGGAACTGCGCACTCAAGCCGATGAGCTCAAGCGTTTCTTGCATGCCAACCTGTACCGTCACTACCGTGTAGTGCGCATGATGAGCAAGGCGCGACGTATTGTGCGCGAATTGTTCCAGGCCTTTCTGGACGATCCGCGTCTGCTGGCGGCCGAGTACCGTCGGGATCACCCGGTGGCGCAGGCTCGTGCCATCGCCGACTATATTGCCGGCATGACAGACCGTCACGCGATACGCGAACACAACGCCTTGTTCCGTATGTAGTGCGTGGGGGCCTGGCTGGGTGCGCAGGTCGTGCGCTTTGCTTTTCAGGTATGTCGTTGCAGCAGTGTTTTCAGGTAGCGGCCTGTGTGGCTTTGGTCGCAGGCCGCCACGGTCTCGGGCGTGCCCTGGGCAACGATCTGCCCGCCGCCGCTGCCGCCTTCGGGCCCCATGTCCACAATCCAGTCGGCAGTTTTGATGACATCCAGATTGTGTTCGATGACCACAACGGTATTGCCGGCTTCCACCAGCCGCTCCAGTACGCCCAGCAGCACGGCGATATCATGAAAGTGCAGGCCGGTTGTCGGTTCGTCCAATATATATAAGGTGCGTCCTGTGCTGCGCTTGGACAATTCCAGCGACAGTTTGACGCGCTGGGCCTCGCCGCCGGACAAGGTTGTGGCGCTTTGGCCCAGACGTATGTACGACAGGCCCACGTCCATCAGGGTGGACAGCTTGCGCGCCACCAGCGGCACGGCCTCGAAATACTCCATCGCCTGCTCGACGGTCATATCCAGCACTTCGCTGATGTTGCGGCCGCGATAGCGTATGTCCAGCGTTTCGCGGCTGTAGCGTCGACCCTGACAGACATCGCAAGGTACGTAGACATCGGGCAGAAAGTGCATTTCCACCTTGACCACGCCGTCACCCTGGCAGGCTTCGCAGCGTCCGCCTTTGACGTTGAACGAAAAACGCCCCGGATCGTAGCCGCGCAGGCGGGCTTCGGGCACGCCGGCAAACAGTTCGCGTATGGCCGTGAACATGCCGGTGTAGGTGGCCGGATTGCTGCGCGGGGTGCGGCCTATGGGCGTCTGGTCCACATTGATGATTTTGTCGAAATGTTCCAGGCCTTCCAGGCGATCGTAGGGGGCGGGTTCGGCGTGGGCGCGATGCAGAATGCGGGAGATGGCAGTGGCCAGGGTGTCGTTGATCAGGGTGGACTTGCCCGAGCCGGACACGCCGGTAATGCACACCAGACGGCCCGCAGGAATGGCTAGATCCACGCACTTCAGGTTGTTGCCTGTGGCACCGTACAGATTCAGCCAATCCAGCGAGTCGTCTACCGGGCGGCGCTTGGGCACAGCGATCTGACGTATACCCGACAGGTACTGGCCGGTCAGCGAGGCCGGATTGGCGGCCAGTTCTTGCGGCGAACCTTGGGCGGTAATCTGACCGCCGTGTTCGCCGGCTCCCGGTCCCATGTCCAGAACGTAATCGGCCGTGCGTATCATGTCCTCGTCGTGTTCCACGACAATGACGCTGTTGCCCAGATCGCGCAGATGTTGCAGGGTCTGGATCAGTTTGTCGTTGTCGCGCTGATGCAGGCCGATGGAAGGCTCGTCCAGTACATACATGACGCCGGTCAGTCCCGAACCGATCTGGCTGGCCAGACGGATGCGCTGGGCCTCGCCGCCGGAAATCGTGTCGGCGCTGCGATCCAGCGACAGGTAATTAAGACCCACATTATTCAGAAATTGCAGGCGGGCGCGAATTTCGCGCACGATACGGTCGGCAATCTCTTTTTTGGCTCCGCTCAGCTCCAGGTGCTCGAACCAGTGCAGGCAATCGGACAGGGCCAGGGCCTCGACCTCGAAAATGGCGCGTCCTTTGGCGGGGCTGCCGTCTACCGCTTCGTCGCCGATGCGCACATTGCGCGCTTCCAGGCGCAGGCGTGCGCCGTGGCAGGATGGGCAGGTCTGTGTACGGCGCAGCTTGCTGAGTTCTTCGCGCACGGCGCTGGAGTCGGTTTCTGTCCAGCGCCGCTGCAGATTGGGTATGACCCCTTCAAAGGCATGGGTCTTGACGGTGGTGCGGCCTTTTTCGTTCAGGTACAGAAAAGAGATTTCCTCGTCGCCCGAGCCATACAGGACTTTGTGGCGTACCTCTTGGGGCAGGGACTCGAAGGGCGCGTCCATGTCGAAGTGATAATGCGCGGCCAGGCTGGTCAGCAAGGTATAAGTAAAGGCATTGCGCCTGTCCCAACCCGCAATGGCACCGCCGGCCAGACTCAGTTCGGGGAAGGCAACCACGCGGTCAGGGTCGAACACATCCACCTGCCCCAGTCCGCTGCAGTCCGGACAGGCTCCGGCCGGATTGTTGAAGCTGAACAGGCGCGGCTCCAGTTCGGGCAGGGCGTAATCGCAGACCGGACAGGCGTAGCGGCTGGAGAAAGGCTGTTCGTGGTCATTGTCCAGATTGACGACCAGGCAGCGTCCGTCCGTAATGGACAAGGCCGTCTCCAGGCTTTCGGCCAGACGTTGCTGACTATCGGGGCGTATCCGCAATCGGTCGATCACCACGTCCAGATCGTGGGTCTGTGCCGGGTCCAGCACAGGTAGCTCGTCCATGCCGCAGGTCTGGCCATTGATGCGCACGCGCACAAAGCCTTGGGCTTGCAGGCCGGCCAGTTCAGCGCGCAGATCGCTTTTGATGCCTCGGTGCAGAGGGGCGAGCACGGCAATGCGGCATTCGGGTTCCCACTGCAGGATCTGGTCGACCATCTGACTGACGCTGTGTGCTTGCAGCGGCAGGCCATGCTCGGGGCAGTAAGGCGTGCCGACGCGGGCGTACAATAGGCGCAGATAATCGTGGATTTCCGTGGTGGTGCCCACGGTGGAGCGCGGATTGTGGCCGGCAGCCTTCTGTTCGATAGCAATGGCGGGCGACAGGCCTTCGATCAGGTCCACGTCTGGCTTGTCCATCAGTTGCAGGAACTGGCGCGCGTAGGCCGACAGACTTTCTACGTAGCGTCGTTGCCCTTCGGCGTACAGTGTGTCAAAAGCCAGTGACGATTTTCCGGAACCCGACAGGCCCGTCAGGACCACCAGCTGACGGCGCGGCAGGTCCACGGAGACATTTTTCAGGTTGTGCGTGCGGGCACCGCGGATTCGTATGGCTTCCATCAGGTTTATTTGGGTCAGTCAAAAGGCAACTTGCTACTATAGCGCGTTGCGTCAGGTTTTATATGATCGGGCGGCGGGCGCATCCGCCAGCCCAGTTGTGACAGAGTATTGAATGAGTACACACCAAACTATGGATACGGCAGGCGCGCGTCCGGCGCGCCTGAGCCTGACTCAGGGCGAGCGCAAGGCCAGCATGCTGCTCGCCCTCTTGTTTGCCTGCCGGATGCTGGGCCTGTTTTTATTGACGCCTGTGTTCGCGGTGGCTGCCCAGGCGTTGCCCGGTGGCAACGATGCGGCCCGCGTGGGGTTGGCCTTGGGCGCGTATGGCCTGACCCAAGCCGTGCTGCAGATTCCGTTGGGCATGGCTTCGGACCGTTTTGGGCGACGCCCGGTCATTGTCCTGGGCATGGTGCTGTTTGTGATTGGCGGCGTGGTCTGTGCGCTGGCCAGCAGTGTCGATTGGGTCACGGTCGGCCGCTGTATTCAAGGGCTGGGGGCGGTGTCAGCGGCGATTTCCGCCTGGGTGGCCGACTCCACCCGTCCCGAAGTGCGCACACGCGCCATGGCGATGGTGGGTGGCTCCATCGGCATCTCGTTTGCCGTGTCACTGGTGCTCTCGCCCGTGCTGGTGGGGCAGTTCGGTTTGTCTGGCCTGTTCTGGGCCATCAGTCTGCTGGGCTTTGTGTGCCTGCTGATTGCCGCATTTGTCGTGCCCTCCGCGCCCAAGGCCCCTGTATCGGCTATCAAGGTGACCGCTGCCCAGGTGCTGCGCCATGCGGATCTGCTGCGCCTGAATTTTGGCGTGTTCTGTCTGCACTTTATCCTGATGTCGCTGTTCATCGTGGTGCCGGGTGTGCTGGCGACCTTGGGCGCTTACGGGACACAGGATCTGTGGAAGGTCTACCTGCCCGTCATTCTGGCGTCTTTTGTGTTGATGGTGCCGGCCGTGTTCTATACGGAAACCCGCAAGCGCCACAAGCAGGCACTGGAGCTGGCCGTGTTGCTGCTGATCGTGGTGTTGGCGTCGATGCCCTGGGCGCGTGTCTCGCTGGCACCGATGGTGGCGGCGCTGGTGCTGTTCTTTATTGGTTTCAATATTCTGGAAGCCTTGCAGCCTTCGCTGGTGTCGCGCGTGGCTCCACCCGAATATAAAGGCTTGGCGCTTGGCTTTTACAATACGTCCCAGTCGCTGGGCGTGTTTGGCGGCGGTTTGGTCGGCGGCCTGCTGGCATCGCACGGGCAGGTGCAGTGGGTGCTGTGGACGGGGGCCGGATTGGCGGCGCTGTGGCTGCTGACGGCGCGCGGATTCAAAGACAAGTACTAGGTTTTGTCTGCTGTGTTGCCGTCGGTTCAACGCATAATGTTCCTTACGGCAGCGACTGGTACGAGCGTTTGCTGATGGTCTGGGTGGTCAGCGCCACCTGGAGCATCTTGTCCCAATCGGGTGGTAAGGGGTGTATTCATCATGCCCCGAATCCACGATAATAAGACTTACTTTGCGCCTTTGAGCCGGCCTTGCCCTTATCGTCGGGGCCCGGTCATGCCAGACGGATGCGCGCTTTATCGCGTCCCTGCATCTGGGCGCGGAAGCTCCCGTTTCAAAATGCGGGCTTCTTTATATCGAAATTTTGACTACAGGATTTTTTCATGGCATCGGTAAATAAAGTCATTCTGGTCGGCAATCTCGGCCGCGACCCAGAAGTACGCTACAGCGCGGAAGGTTCGGCCATCTGCAATATTTCCATTGCCACGACCTCTCAGTGGAAGGACCGTAACTCCGGCGAGCGCCGCGAGGAAACCGAGTGGCACCGTGTGGTGTTCTACAATCGCCTGGCGGAAATCGCCGGCGAATACCTGAAAAAAGGCCGCTCCGTTTACGTCGAAGGCCGCCTGCGCACCCGCAAGTGGACCGGTCAGGACAACCAGGAACGCTATACCACCGAAATCATCGCCGAACAGATGCAAATGCTGGGTGGACGCGACGGCGGCGATATGGGCGGCGGTGCCAGCATGGGTGGTGGCGACTACGGCAACAGCGCGCCGGCCCCCCAGCGCGCTCCGCGTCAGGCTCCGCAACAGCAGCAACAGGCCCCGCGCAATAACCCGCCCATGTCGGATAATCTGGCGGACATGGATGACGATATCCCGTTCTAAGGTATACAACCTTAACAACGTTGGGTGTATACAAGAGGAAGCCTGTTTCTATGCAGGCTTCCTTTTTTCTTGCCTAAGAAAATGTTGCTACTAGAGCCCTTCCTCTCTAGCAATGGTGGGGGCTTGGGTTGACGTGCCCATCAGTCTGTGTGCTTTCTTGGCATGTAGCGATGGATCGACAGGCACAGAGGCACGAGCACCAAAAAATAGATTTTCTGGTTAATAGCAGTCTTAAAAGAACGCTTTCCAGTTACAAAGTAGAAAATCCTAAGCTTCCTATGAACCTTGGCTACGAACACCTGATTCAGGCTTTAGGCGGGCTACGCGTAGCCGGACCAATCACGCCTTGCAAGATCGACCGGCGTGTCCAGGCGATTGTTGCGCCGACTAACGTGTAAAAGTTAGGCATGGTGTGTTGATCTGATGCAGTCGCGCTTTGGGGTGAGCGATCAACTCGGTAGAGCACTGATGTAGCTGATTCTGTTGGGGCTGGGGACTGTAGAGCTTGCGAAGTGATTTAAACGTTTTTACTTGACTG encodes:
- a CDS encoding penicillin-binding protein 1A, which codes for MSSSAHSPNSKSQHSSGSWLARFVAKTAVFIAGLGLCAALLGSLALALAWPNLPDLSAMIDYRPRVPLRIYTADKVLIGEFGEERRNVLRFDEIPDVMKSAILAAEDDRFYQHGGIDWMGVGRAALANLTHMSKTQGASTITMQVARNFYLSSEKTYTRKFYELLLTFKIEATLSKNQILDLYMNQIYLGHRAYGFAAASRTYLGKPLAEITAAEAAMLAGIPKAPSRFNPIANFERAKTRQAYVLGRMRSLGYITEQEYQDAMAQEIEIKSALGTPAGGYAIHGEYAAELARQLLYGVYQDNVYSRGFNIYTTINSTDQEAAYLAVRNGVLNYTRRAPYTGPQGQVDLPAGIESDHARLDAILDEMQDKYPDTGDLLTGVVLEAAPDRIRVARTAQEIIDVTDKRALKIVARGLVKNAKADVRIQRGSVVYLFKNDDYWEVINMPAVQAAFVSVRPQDGAIQAMVGGFHFSDGKFNRVTQAWRQPGSAFKPFIYASSLERGLTPATQISDEPFVLTAAQTGSKPWTPKNYGRTYEPMLTMRQGLYKSKNMVSIRIMQAVGPKYVQEYITRFGFDKARQPAVLPLALGAGSVTPLQMAGAYSVFANGGYRTVPYLIDHVTDSTGKVIMRAKPLVAGDAAARAIDPRTAYVMNDLLRGVATSGTGARASRELKRTDIGGKTGTTNDSQDAWFAGYTPDLVGIAWMGFDQPRSLGSGETGGGASMPIWINYMRTALQGKPNVPLGPIPSGLTKTNGDFYFNEFPPGQAIARVGLPAPGDSDLSADSGNDGIGDLLRQIAPEQNTGGSPNQFVPF
- a CDS encoding deoxyguanosinetriphosphate triphosphohydrolase, coding for MLTLAAYACHPEQSRGRRYPEAPPQGRTAFQRDRDRIIHCNAFRLLEYKTQVFINHEGDLFRTRLTHSLEVAQLARAIARNLGLHEDLIEAISLAHDLGHTPFGHAGQDELNACMQELAPEAGGFEHNLQSLRVVDELEERYAAFNGLNLCFETREGILKHCSVKHARELGDVGQRFLERSQPSLEAQLANLADEIAYNNHDIDDGLRSGLISVEQLLELRLFREHHDQVLTRYPGLAGQRLVAEIIRGMINTLVVDLTQTTQARLDEHKPDSVDALRALPRLAGFSAELRTQADELKRFLHANLYRHYRVVRMMSKARRIVRELFQAFLDDPRLLAAEYRRDHPVAQARAIADYIAGMTDRHAIREHNALFRM
- a CDS encoding shikimate kinase encodes the protein MIHSLPADLMPVEHPSPLSESELLELQQAGSRPIILVGMMGAGKTTIGRQLARELKREFLDLDHELEARSGVRVATIFEFEGEEGFRKRESAVLDICSRLPGIVLATGGGAVLSEANRQLIKDRGIVVYLRASVDELYRRVARDRNRPLLQTADPRARLQELLQGREPLYEEVADVHFETGSAPVHHAVRQLLSLLKERGC
- the ssb gene encoding single-stranded DNA-binding protein, with product MASVNKVILVGNLGRDPEVRYSAEGSAICNISIATTSQWKDRNSGERREETEWHRVVFYNRLAEIAGEYLKKGRSVYVEGRLRTRKWTGQDNQERYTTEIIAEQMQMLGGRDGGDMGGGASMGGGDYGNSAPAPQRAPRQAPQQQQQAPRNNPPMSDNLADMDDDIPF
- the aroB gene encoding 3-dehydroquinate synthase, with translation MTVVHVAVEGGAYPIHIAADRLERLADSVPSDVTAVAIVTNPTVAALYLEPVRHALQAAGKPVHVVELPDGEAYKNWESLNLIFDALLGRHLDRKTLIVALGGGVIGDMAGFAAACFLRGVRFLQVPTTLLAQVDSSVGGKTAINHPLGKNMVGAFYQPIAVEVDTRVLRTLPAREISAGLAEVIKYGMIDDRDFFDWCEAHIDGMRALNEADIVHAIRRSCEVKAKVVSQDERESGLRAILNFGHTFAHAIESGMGYGQWLHGEAVGCGMIMAAELSALVCGLPAHDVARIRALVQASGCPVDPPQWPAQRWLDLMQGDKKNEGGQLRFVLLDELGHAVVQAVEPDVVRRALARFDSAVQE
- a CDS encoding MFS transporter codes for the protein MSTHQTMDTAGARPARLSLTQGERKASMLLALLFACRMLGLFLLTPVFAVAAQALPGGNDAARVGLALGAYGLTQAVLQIPLGMASDRFGRRPVIVLGMVLFVIGGVVCALASSVDWVTVGRCIQGLGAVSAAISAWVADSTRPEVRTRAMAMVGGSIGISFAVSLVLSPVLVGQFGLSGLFWAISLLGFVCLLIAAFVVPSAPKAPVSAIKVTAAQVLRHADLLRLNFGVFCLHFILMSLFIVVPGVLATLGAYGTQDLWKVYLPVILASFVLMVPAVFYTETRKRHKQALELAVLLLIVVLASMPWARVSLAPMVAALVLFFIGFNILEALQPSLVSRVAPPEYKGLALGFYNTSQSLGVFGGGLVGGLLASHGQVQWVLWTGAGLAALWLLTARGFKDKY
- the uvrA gene encoding excinuclease ABC subunit UvrA, which translates into the protein MEAIRIRGARTHNLKNVSVDLPRRQLVVLTGLSGSGKSSLAFDTLYAEGQRRYVESLSAYARQFLQLMDKPDVDLIEGLSPAIAIEQKAAGHNPRSTVGTTTEIHDYLRLLYARVGTPYCPEHGLPLQAHSVSQMVDQILQWEPECRIAVLAPLHRGIKSDLRAELAGLQAQGFVRVRINGQTCGMDELPVLDPAQTHDLDVVIDRLRIRPDSQQRLAESLETALSITDGRCLVVNLDNDHEQPFSSRYACPVCDYALPELEPRLFSFNNPAGACPDCSGLGQVDVFDPDRVVAFPELSLAGGAIAGWDRRNAFTYTLLTSLAAHYHFDMDAPFESLPQEVRHKVLYGSGDEEISFLYLNEKGRTTVKTHAFEGVIPNLQRRWTETDSSAVREELSKLRRTQTCPSCHGARLRLEARNVRIGDEAVDGSPAKGRAIFEVEALALSDCLHWFEHLELSGAKKEIADRIVREIRARLQFLNNVGLNYLSLDRSADTISGGEAQRIRLASQIGSGLTGVMYVLDEPSIGLHQRDNDKLIQTLQHLRDLGNSVIVVEHDEDMIRTADYVLDMGPGAGEHGGQITAQGSPQELAANPASLTGQYLSGIRQIAVPKRRPVDDSLDWLNLYGATGNNLKCVDLAIPAGRLVCITGVSGSGKSTLINDTLATAISRILHRAHAEPAPYDRLEGLEHFDKIINVDQTPIGRTPRSNPATYTGMFTAIRELFAGVPEARLRGYDPGRFSFNVKGGRCEACQGDGVVKVEMHFLPDVYVPCDVCQGRRYSRETLDIRYRGRNISEVLDMTVEQAMEYFEAVPLVARKLSTLMDVGLSYIRLGQSATTLSGGEAQRVKLSLELSKRSTGRTLYILDEPTTGLHFHDIAVLLGVLERLVEAGNTVVVIEHNLDVIKTADWIVDMGPEGGSGGGQIVAQGTPETVAACDQSHTGRYLKTLLQRHT